catgcactgtttttttttaaaaaaaaagagcccaaaacggtgccgttttgaaagggcaccatcgtcttcttccctgcgcacgcagagaacaggggagaagaatttttTGTCTTCTCCAGTTTTCGTCGAACTTCTTTCCCCGATGGCTTCAAAAAGACGCCCACAATTCAGCCACTTGCATACTTTTTTGGCCACTTGGATAGTGGAGGGGCGGCCAATAGTGGCCGCCCCAACAGTCgtctcccttgttttttttttttgcctctaaAAACAGGGGAGGAAAGACAGAAAAAGGAGGGAaaacagaagggagaagagagggagaagagggagaagactgagagaagagaggagagaaggtagagaagagaaaggaagaagcagagaagaacacggaaaaaaacacagaggagagagagagaaggaaaaccgccgacCATCGTGCCTCTGCCACCATCGCCACCGTGCCTACGCCGCCAGCAGCACCGCCACGACACCACCGCAGGTAACCTCTTGTTGCCCCGTCTCCTTCTCCTTTTGCAGCTGCCTTCTCTATtttcatgcagaacgtgaattaattcacgttctgcaactGATGAgaggctggttactgtgcataagcacagtaaccagcccatttaGTTTTGGGCCGGGTTGGCCCAGCCCACTAAAATGGGTCGGGTCCGgcccatttcaattttttttaaaaaaagttttttttatatagaatttttacaatttttttcagcacattttttttatcaattttgcttaATCTCGGGTGGtattttacatcgtaaaaatataaatccggtattaaaatacccggttttcgtcccGTGGTACTGTTCACACATGTATTTGGACATGACCCGGCCTattcagaaagaaaaaaaatcaaaaatatttgtttcaacattttataatttttccgcggagtttttatgtcattttgattaatatcgggcagtatttttatgtcgtaaaatacaaatccggtattgaAATACACGGTTTTCGACTTTCaagaatacaaaaacaaattaaaaaaaaagagaaaaaaatgtttttgtgcatacggccaagtgtctcaaatctaaaaaatcatattgtatttttcatatgtcaataaacaatattttagcatgcattttggctttaataaccagtttattaaagtcaagagaacattggccaaaatctcaaaaacaacaaaaaaatttattttgtttgattttagcaccagggattatgaatttatacgtaaatcgtattcctgatgttaaaaagatattttcttttgacaactttgaatagttagttttttacccgataaagataaggatctccttatagaggaggacttttcttaaaccgtaaacgaaccaacaaataaaaaaaccacaacacgattttagattttatcagacattaaaacaatgcagcctaccctaggtagggcgtagttggagtgctaataccttccctttacgcaaccagtctccgtacccgatctctaaagaaaaccagttaaggttcctagtaaccagaatactaggtggcgactcccagtccatattttcacttgtagagacaagaagTTTCTTGTTTCTCCCTATTTGccagaaaataaatattccgatttttccttgagggtggacgatcgccgcgccgccgcacacgtgcgacattgTGTTTGACCAAGTACATGATGAGATGGTTGTTAAATTAAAACACCACCATGCTTGCTAGCATGTATGCCAAGTGTGTAACACTATTTCATCTTCAATTGAGGgtgtattgttttattattacagaaaaaaaaactaaaaggaattAGTAAAACATTGTAGCCATAGATACATCTTACCATTCATCGGAATAAACAAATTATGCTTTTaccttttacaaaaaaatattgatgaaactTGTAATtgagggtaattttttttttttcagatgatACATTGGACATTGTAAAATTAACTAGGGATAAATTGGATGGGacacttttttattatagtaaaatgacttttttgtccttaaaagaaataaaaaaagctcttctgtctttgaaaaaaaatacacaattaaGTTACAGTCATAATCTTTAggagaaaataaaagtgaaCATGCACAAAGGGGCTTCTtagtctttttaattatttcaaaaaaaattatatggtgGAAATTACCCTTAGAATTcgatatttttcttgattattgtgtttttgcaattttatccgcTACCAttttactgtatttttttttttaattttgatccttattcttttgattgttatattcATATCTTATTCTTGATTTTGTCCcataacatttaatttcatgtggttttttattcaattttagttctcattcttttaattatttttttaattatatttttagtttattttgtttttcaatttaatccctaattaattcctttcattttatttttatatcatatctaGTCTGCATTGTTTaagtttcaaaaacaaatttggttggatattttactttgttattttttcgtAATTGCCTTTCAACAGTGCAATCATGGCCTCATGACCAGGCCCGATTTAAGTTCGCCTTTTGTAGGGTcctttattgaaaattgatttttttttttcaaatttatcatttGACTTTTGGTTAATAAGCCCTTACCTTCGTTGTTtgtttcactttcttttttgtagacttatctcgatctcatatcCCATTTATAGATTAGTTAAGTTAGCCATGATTGATTTAGATTCTTTCTCCtcgatgtttttttatgaaatttatttttttaacaatttcatacTCTAGCATTAAATTATTAGCCCTTGAGCTatgttattttttgctttttgtttttgttatccCGAACGTAAGTTAGTCAAGTTAGCCCGAGTTAACTtgcattttatttctcaatgttttttatttaactttgatttttttccttggtttttttatgatttttttttttaatttcatcattttgcattaaaTGTTTTGTCcttgagttttgttattttttcacttttctttatgTTTAGTTATTCCAAGGGTGAGATAGTTAGGTTAACTGGTGGTTAGCTTGCATTTTCTTTCtcgatgttttttatttgactttggtttttttttttgcaaggtcCGGTTTTTGAAactctaatttctttttatctcaaTCCCATGTCGCAAGTGGTGGGTTAGTTGAGTTAATccaagttgaataaaaaactttttcttggtttttctaagactttttttttttcaattccatcattttgcattaaattatttgtcttgagatttgtcattttttcacttttctttatgTTTCGTTATTCCGAGGGCGGGTTGGTTAAATTAACCCAGGGGTtagcttgcattttttttcaatgttttttaatttgaatttgattttttttcttgttaagtctttctatttaaaatctaatttctttttatccCGATCCCATGTTATGAGTGGCAGTTCAATCGAGTTAACTCagatcgaataaaaaaaattccttgatttttcttggacttttttttcaatttcatcattttgcattataTTATTTACCCTTGagctttgtcatttttttacttttcattttgttttgttgttttaaggGCAGGTTGGTAAATTTAACTCGAGTaagcttaggttttttttttttgaactttggtttttttactagttccttcttttgaaattcttgtttttttttatctagatcCCATATTGCGAGTATTGAGTTTGTCAAGTTAGCCCGAGTTTTTTCGAGTTTTCTTATCcaatgtcatattttttttctttttttcttttgttttcatctttGATTTCGAACGTGTACCTAGTCGTGTCTAACTTGGAAAATATGGGAAGtgacatgatcaaaagattGGTGTTTTATCTCAGGTGTAgtagtgtcgaagtaataaataacccggcaagactagGGTCGAACCAAAGGGAGGTGaaccatataaaattataaacaaacaaatgaaaaggagttgaagagaacttttgagatgtgatattgatgtgagtattaatcaaagataaaagcaattgtcaaggttagaggatccactaatagtattaaaaataaatgtaaaataaactttttttattaatcaactggaaaccacacataaaggaggttccaacccaatgatttatctttaatagttcattataaatttttaacatgatcatattaattattttattttagtaacaccatacttttaaatattgtcagaaattcatgatgttaacttatgttaacaacgaatcaagttcctttcatagcacaagtataggttataccatacagatGTCTATGAAAGTGCCAATCATTTattgtatcaagtgttatacaacacaaatctagattaatcatttaacaagcaaggtattaagaattagtaagataaaaagataagacatgttaataacaaactttattggatataaacattgaagtccatgttgagtttatattatatctattcttacaccattagtgaaaccttttcaccttgacataataaacttagataaacattatgaagaagagaaacataaataaactagataagaaCAAAGTTataatgaaaagtataaacaatagattaatgaaagcaaaacttaacattacaaaaatacaaaaaaagaaagcaagaatatgatcttgatctgaaaactaaGATGCCTAAagacatggcaaatgcctttttttataggctaaaattcagaactattgatttgatgactaattgttgagtgggtggccaccttTTAACTTGGTAACAATCAATATCTTATTGTCTGGagaaaacgtcattgctaacatcaaaatttgaacagatagtcttcatgaaagttttgggaaattgtctcagctttctcACAAAACTAGaatgaggtcatttagacttctaaaacttgagatataggctgaacactgaacaatgtctgggttACAAGACAGATtcaaatttctattttaatgctAAGATTTGGACTTCCAAATGGCATAATTGATTCTTGGActtttcatgaatgttttaagcccatgtcttagctttctagccaTACAAACCAAACTGAACCAAGATCTTTTTTCTAAGATTAGCCCTctctgtcttctcaatttcagtagttaaactcatcaatcaatcatttgatttatatgttAGACTTGTATTTAAGacgaacatttaccataaattaaaggtatcttatattattagacatgttattataaaacatgctctagttaaggagttattgatacttcaagtgcaaaatgatgatataaaaccttgataaaaatgcatttttaagtactaatcaggaagacaagaaattcttgtcttttatcagtGGAAAAAATGAAATGGGAGTTGTCACCTGGTATTTTGATAACTAGGAACCCTGATACTCAGAGATTGGGCACAAAGACTAGTTGCATATggggaagatattagcaccccaaatacgctctacctaaggtaggttgcattgtttgattttctaatatatgtacggttttattgtatttctaattgttggtttgtctacagtttaagaaaagtcctcctcgaTAAGGaaatctttatcttatcgggtaaaaacctAATTGTTTTATGTCATCAAAAGAAACACCtttttaatatcgggaatacattttatgaataaattcataatcccagatactaaaacaaaacaaaatatattttttagaatttttgaaatattggctaaattctcgtgactttaataaactagttattaaagccaacATGCatgttaaaacatattttttttgacgTTTTCTTCGTtgaatgaaaatacaatatgatttctTAGATTTGAGAGACTTGACtgtatgcataaaaaatatatttttttacacaaaaccaggcattttaataccggatttgtatttttacgatataaaaatacaaaccactgttgctcaaaattgataaaaaaaaaaaatacccaaaaacataaatttctaaaaaaacatgtatttgaaattttatttatttttatttttaaaattattttaaaaataataaataaataagatgttGGGTTTGGGCCATGGGCCTAAAAAGTGGACCCATGGATGTCGGGGCCGTGCCGAGTCCTAAGAGGAATTGGATCCAGGCGGACTCAAGCTGAGGAGGGCCACACGCCTGACCCAACGTGAGGGGGTCAGGCGAGGCCCACCTGACACTGGGCCACGCGTCCTGACCCGCTGTAAGATGGGTCAGGATGAGCCCATAAAAGAATGGGCTGAGTGCCCTGACCCAATATTCATTGGGTTGCGCCaaccctataaaaaaatgacgggtCGATGTCGATGCTCGACCCAAAAAAAAGCTTTGTCGAGGAAGACCTGATTGGTTGCATGCAGAACAATATTTCATTCTGCATGCAGCACTCTTAAcatgcataaaaattcaaggtGTTGGTAGGAGGAGAGTTACCTGTTGCAGACGACAGTGCAAGCAACGGCGACGACTGTTTCTCCCAGTAGCAACTGCGATGATGCTCCTccctttttccttatttttcttagttttctttttctttctttgattttccttctctctctactttccttctcttcttcgtccccccctttttttttcctttcttctctcttttctcctctgtctttccctcttctttttttttcgtcctctttcttttctttcggtCTCCTCccttctgctttttttttttcatatgatttctACTctctttttagttctttttctttctttatccttCCCTTTCCCTCCTCTGTTCTCCCttatttttcttccctttcaTTTCTGTTGTTTTGATCTTATTGGTGGTATTGTTTGTCTCTCTCGAAACCTCTCTTCCCTTTCAATATCTCCTCCTTCTCTGtaatattttctccttttttgtgCGGGGGGCCAAAAATATGTTACAACATTTGACACTAGGTTATTAGACTCTGAgttttacaatttctttttgttttcctttatgTAGGTTGTTTCGATCTCATATCTTGGGTTGTGTTTTAGTAGATTGAACTTGAGTTGTACCATATTATAGTTGCTTGAATATCCTATTTTAACTTTGGAAAAAATTTGGTCCACCCGCGGCATAACGCGAACCACCTATCTAGTTGTTAATAATACACGAAAACAGGTAAGGAAAGTACTTCCTCTATGTGTTTTGTTATGGATTTAATAAAAcatctacctttttttttctttttttgattttgttaattattattattattttttaattttatcttgtaatattatatttgtattttatttggttatccCACTCTCATCACACATATAATGGGTTCGCTaggttctttctttttatttaactttttttttcaattttatcatttaatattgaattaattaggaattaggtttcatgatttattttatttggtttttattaggttatttcaTTCTCATGGGCCGAGAATAGTGCTTAATAAGCTAGCCATAGTTGACTtagtttgttttgtgtttttttctccaattttataatttaatatggaGTCAGTTGATAATTAAGTTTCGTAatctgttttgatttattttttttggatatcttggtctcatgatTAGGGTCTCGAGCTATAGTATTTTAACTATggtaaaattagaaattttttttctaggaggttatcttggtttcatatcctttaatatttgatttgctttttattaggttgTCCCTATTTCATGACTTGGGTTGTAGGTTTGGTAGGTTAATCcagttaactcaattttttttaattaatttgttttccattttcatcatttaatattgtatttgattgagaaataggtttcatgatttattttaatttgatttttatgagtttattcCAATCTCATGACCCAAGAATAATGCTTAACAAGTTAACCCATATTAACTTTACTAATTTCTTatgtcatttttaattaaaatttctataattttcatAGTTCAACATTGTGCCCGACAAGATCAATAAGAAATttagcttcataatttgttttgatttactttttatagtgTTATCTTAGTCTCGTAACTAGAGTTATGGATTTAGCAAGTTATTTCGagttaaatcaaatcattttttttttattttctttctatgaggttatctcagtTCCATGACCCGGATAATGGATTTAGCGGATTGActgaggtttttttatattcttttttaattgatttttttcagccttgtccttcaacattgaactgattgaaaattgaactttgtaatttgttttgattttctttttacagGGTTATTTTGATCTTATAACCTGAGTTATGAGTTTGACATGCTAACTCaggtcaattttttaaattatttttttagtttcattcgTCAACATTTAGTTGATTTGAAatgaagttttataatttattttgacttgTTTTCTATGGTTTTTTCATAGTTTCATTACCCGGATCAtgaatttaacatgttaactgGGTTAATCAAAGTCAATCcaatatgttgttattttaatttttttaaaagattttatatttaatttttttttgaagtcaaactatgtttttatggGTTCGTTTGGGTTGCTTTTGAACCTACAAAATTAATTAGGTTATATCAGGTCAACCTCacacgatttaattttttttcactaaaaaaatattataaatattttaatatattttttatattaaaaaaaaacattgacccAACTCACAATACTAGTCAattgtctagtttttttttgtctatttagaTATACGTACCTCCATCCTTTCTATTCAAgtgtttatgttttcaaatgttTATCAATAgtgcttttaattttaaagctaAGAAATATCCAATTTGTAATCCTACGTAGGTCGTATTTGACCAAGTTTggtaaaattaataacaagaaatgaaaataaaaataatattaatttttttagaattttaagtgggttattagttattttatcgTTCAAATTAGATGTAGGATGCATGAGAGTgtgaattgattgttttttaaagtattttatttagaaatatattaaaataatatatattttttttattttttaaaatttatttttaacattaataaattaaaataattttaaaaaataaaaaatatatatttaaactttCATGAAATGTAAGTTGAAGTGTTCACGGCGACAccgtatttttcattttgttttttcttcaaatcaatTCATTAATATATTACTGTACAAACTCGTCTTTTCATTAAGAcagataaaaaaacccaaacaaaaTCACTCCTTCCATCCATCCCTCTTGCGTTTTCTGAAATTCACCAAAGAGAAACCCTAATCTCCAAAATCATCCCATCCGTCtcctccaataaaaaaattgaacctgtggaactgaaaaaagaaagcaaaaatgGTGTTGGCGCAGTTAGGAGGGAGCATATCCCGAGCAATCCAGCAAATGAGCAATGCAACAATCATCGACGAGAAAGCATTAAACGATTGCTTGAACGAGATCACTCGCGCTCTTCTTCAATCCGATGTCCAATTCAAGCTTGTTCGGGACATGCAAACTAATATCAAGAAAATCGTCAATCTCGACGATCTCGCTGCCGGTCACAACAAGCGCAGAATCATCCAACAagtaattatcttttattttattatttttcaaaaaataaacacaattttatttgactttaaCGAGTTCAATATTTTTAGGCAATATTTAATGAGCTCTGCAAGATTTTGGACCCAGGGAAGCCCTCATTTACCCCAAAGAAGGGGAAAACTAGTGTTGTTATGTTTGTAGGTTTACaaggtaatttattttagataataataaaactttcatttcaatttctgtGCTCTTggatttatgatatttatttagagAAAATATCTAATGGAATTTAATTGTTTAGGGTCTGGAAAAACGACTACGTGTACAAAATACGCTTATTATCATCAGAAAAAAGGATGGAAACCCGCCCTCGTTTGCGCTGATACGTTTAGAGCTGGTGCATTTGATCAGTTAAAGCAGAATGCAACTAAAGCTAAAATTCCATTTTATGGAAGGTAAGTGATTTTTAAGTGGAGGAGAATTAAAAAATGGGTTTTCTGTAATGCGATCAATTATTTACTTCTTGTTGTTGATACAGCTATACGGAATCGGATCCTGTAAAAATAGCTGAGGAAGGTGTAGAAAGATTTAAGAAGGAAAATTGTGATCTTATAATTGTTGATACAAGTGGACGGCATAAACAGGAAGCTGCACTTTTCGAAGAAATGCGTCAAGTTTCAGAAGCAACTGTCTGTTATTCTCTTATTAGTTGTTTTGCATGCTTCagtgtttttattgttaattattgaTTGTTAGTGCACTGAAATTTGATCCCTTTTCATTCTGTGTCTTCAGAAACCGGatcttattatatttgttatggATAGCAGTATTGGTCAAGCTGCATTTGATCAAGCTCAAGCTTTTAAGCAAATGGTTGCAGTTGGAGCTGTGATTATTACTAAAATGGATGGTCATGCAAAGGGTGGTGGTGCGCTTAGTGCGTGAGTAATCTGGCAGTTGTTCTAGTGTACCAAAACTTCCTCTTGCTTAAGGCATTTATATTGATTTCTGGTTTACAAACCATGTGCAGAGTTGCAGCAACTAAGAGTCCTGTCATTTTTATTGGTACTGGAGAGCATATGGATGAGTTTGAAGTCTTTGATGTTAAACCTTTTGTTAGTCGCCTTTTAGGTATCCACTTCTTTCCGTTTGACACCTTTGCTTTGATGTTCTACTTACCTCTGAAATTtgtatgattgttttttatgtccATAGTGTTCACATTATTATGATCTTCCAATTAGGCATGGGTGACTGGTCTGGATTCATGGACAAAATTCATGAGGTTGTTCCCATGGATCAACAGCCCGAGCTTCTACAAAAGCTGTCAGAAGGGAACTTCACCTTAAGGATTATGTATGAGCAATTCCAGAATCTACTAAAAATGGGTCCCATTGGCCAGGTTCTTTACTCACTATTTTGTTTATTGAATCTCTGTTAGAGAGTGTTCTACTTCAAGTATTCATCTCAAATGTGTGTGTATGGTAGggaaaaaaccaataattttgATCAGAACTTCCTTGTGACTGATAATAAGTGTGCTAGTTTATAGACAGTTGCATACCTATTGGCACTGCATGTGTTTAGAGAAAATCATCATCTTTGGAGAGAGTTCCCGTGATCTGTTGTTAATTTAAGGAATTTGTAAGTTGGAGACTCGTGATTGCGTATCAGAGCTTGTTAGGATTTTACCGCACACAACAATTTCAACAGGAATAATTATGGATgcttaattcatttaattttgaaggaacTGGTGCCGTTAGAGAAACTCATAGTCAATAGTATTGGTTGTTAATTGGCTcttaaatttcaaatgaaaagcGAGAAGTGACATGAATATTTCCTTGCCTAGGATGGGGTCAACTAATTCATTGCACtggaaaattcaaattttgtggATCACTAATTACTTATaagaataaatgaaataaaataaaaggttaacCTATGAGCTTGTGGTATTCCTGCACAAGCAGGTAGGGTGAGGTCTCAAGTTTGAGTCCCGCCTTTGTCagtttaacttaaaataaaaattggaagaCACTTTTAATAAAAGGTTCATGCAACTGTAAAATATGGATTGTGATCAgatacttttttcatttttgactTTTTTGCGTTACAATCTCCTGCATTTAGAATATGAGAATTGGAGTAGACTGGAAAGAGATCTATCAGAAGTCAATAAGATGAACCCTCCATTAATAAGCGAGCTTTTCTCTTTCCCTTCTTTTGTCTCTGGTCATCATGATGCACATCAACACCCTCGTGTATCATAACATATGGTTCTCAAGATGATACGAGTTGTACCAGAATCTAACACATACTTTAACATCATAGCGATTCATATGGTCATTTCAAATATTTTGCCTAGCTTAGATACAGGTCCAATTAATTTGTTCTCAGCATATTTTAACATCTTGTTTAACAAGAATACCTTGGAAAGTTAACAAGATGAAAAATGACAGAAATTATGGTTGAGGACAATAATGCCTATGAGAGAGAAAGGAGAAGATAAGTGAGGAAGTATGTCAGACAAGGAGAAGATAACTGAGAAAGTATGGTAGACTAAGATAGCTTACAATCTGTCACTGATTaacattttatagtttttttgtgaattttctaTTTGCTGAAATGTTATGAATTTGGCAAAGGAAGTAGTAAAAACTATGGCCTCGACTTAGGTAATGAAATCTCAAGAGTATTGATTTTACTGTTTCCATCTtgactgaattttttatttatttattgtcccATCACCTTTCTCCCCCGTTCCTATTTTGAGTTGTGACTTTTACTTTAATACTATTCGGGTCACCTTCTGTAGGTATTTTCAATGCTTCCTGGCTTTAGTGCTGAATTAATGCCAAAAGGTCATGAAAAGGAAAGCCAGGCTAAGATTAAGCGATACATGACCATGATGGATTCAATGACTAATGAAGGTGAAGGAGGGCTACTTGACAAATTCACA
This genomic interval from Populus alba chromosome 1, ASM523922v2, whole genome shotgun sequence contains the following:
- the LOC118032885 gene encoding signal recognition particle subunit SRP54 2; protein product: MVLAQLGGSISRAIQQMSNATIIDEKALNDCLNEITRALLQSDVQFKLVRDMQTNIKKIVNLDDLAAGHNKRRIIQQAIFNELCKILDPGKPSFTPKKGKTSVVMFVGLQGSGKTTTCTKYAYYHQKKGWKPALVCADTFRAGAFDQLKQNATKAKIPFYGSYTESDPVKIAEEGVERFKKENCDLIIVDTSGRHKQEAALFEEMRQVSEATKPDLIIFVMDSSIGQAAFDQAQAFKQMVAVGAVIITKMDGHAKGGGALSAVAATKSPVIFIGTGEHMDEFEVFDVKPFVSRLLGMGDWSGFMDKIHEVVPMDQQPELLQKLSEGNFTLRIMYEQFQNLLKMGPIGQVFSMLPGFSAELMPKGHEKESQAKIKRYMTMMDSMTNEELDSSNPKLMNDSRMMRIARGAGRPIRDVMEMLEEYKRLAKVWSKMKGLKIPKKGEMSSLSRNMNAQHMSKVLPPQMLKQIGGMGGLQNLMKQMGSAKDMMGMFGGGDK